In one Angustibacter luteus genomic region, the following are encoded:
- a CDS encoding lytic transglycosylase domain-containing protein, which translates to MTALAATAAVAGGIAANEPETAAAVGPRMQVTADMIAEPAAIDPRPIVAQHKLQADAAQYRAHLRALAKAKAARAKAVRARAEAKARASRAKERARLLSMDPRSIARALMGDYGFGSGQFSCLNSLWQKESGWNLHASNPSSGAYGIPQALPGSKMGTVASDWRTNPATQIKWGLQYIRTSYGSPCAAWGHSQSSGWY; encoded by the coding sequence ATGACCGCTCTCGCCGCGACCGCTGCGGTCGCCGGCGGGATCGCCGCCAACGAGCCCGAAACCGCCGCGGCGGTGGGACCGCGTATGCAGGTCACCGCCGACATGATCGCCGAGCCCGCCGCGATCGACCCCCGCCCCATCGTCGCCCAGCACAAGCTGCAGGCGGACGCCGCGCAGTACCGGGCGCACCTGCGTGCCCTGGCCAAGGCCAAGGCGGCCCGCGCCAAGGCCGTCCGGGCCAGGGCCGAGGCCAAGGCACGTGCGAGCCGGGCCAAGGAGCGGGCGCGACTGCTGTCCATGGACCCGCGCTCCATCGCGCGGGCCCTGATGGGTGACTACGGCTTCGGCTCCGGCCAGTTCAGCTGCCTCAACTCGCTCTGGCAGAAGGAGAGCGGCTGGAACCTGCACGCCAGCAACCCGTCGTCCGGCGCCTACGGGATCCCGCAGGCGCTCCCGGGCAGCAAGATGGGCACCGTCGCCAGCGACTGGCGGACGAACCCCGCAACCCAGATCAAGTGGGGGCTGCAGTACATCCGCACCTCCTACGGCTCGCCGTGCGCGGCCTGGGGGCACAGCCAGTCCAGCGGCTGGTACTGA
- a CDS encoding class II fumarate hydratase, with protein MAEQSEQSGNTQYRVEHDTMGEVRVPVDALWGAQTQRAVENFPISGVRVEPAVIHALARIKAAAAVVNARLGVLDEDVAQAISAAAQQIADGEHDDQFPIDVFQTGSGTSTNMNVNEVVARLASERLGRPVHPNDQVNASQSSNDTFPTSLHLAATSAVVHELVPALEHLAESLQRKANEFADVVKAGRTHLMDAVPVTLGQELGGYAAQVRSGVARLHSTLPRVAEVPLGGTAVGTGINTPPGFAAAVVEELARTTGLPLAEADDHFEAQGARDGLVELSGQLRTVAVSLVKICNDLRWMGSGPRAGLGELRLPDLQPGSSIMPGKVNPVLPEATLQVCAQVIGHDATVTFAGASGSFELNVMMPVMGRAVLESTRLLAASTRLLADRCIDGLEADVERCRELAESSPSVVTPLNRVIGYEAAAKVAKKAVADRTTIRQAVLDLGHVERGDLTVEQLDEALDVLGMTRPAP; from the coding sequence ATGGCAGAGCAGAGCGAGCAGTCGGGGAACACGCAGTACCGGGTCGAGCACGACACAATGGGTGAGGTCCGAGTGCCGGTGGATGCCCTGTGGGGCGCCCAGACCCAGCGGGCCGTCGAGAACTTCCCGATCAGCGGCGTCCGGGTCGAACCGGCCGTGATCCACGCCCTGGCCCGGATCAAGGCCGCCGCAGCGGTGGTCAACGCCCGGCTCGGCGTGCTGGACGAGGACGTCGCGCAGGCGATCAGCGCCGCCGCCCAGCAGATCGCGGACGGCGAGCACGACGACCAGTTCCCGATCGACGTCTTCCAGACCGGCTCGGGCACCTCAACGAACATGAACGTGAACGAGGTGGTGGCCCGGCTGGCGAGCGAGCGACTGGGCCGCCCGGTGCACCCCAACGACCAGGTGAACGCCTCCCAGTCCAGCAACGACACGTTCCCGACCAGCCTGCACCTGGCCGCCACCTCGGCCGTCGTCCACGAGCTCGTGCCGGCGCTGGAGCACCTCGCAGAGTCGTTGCAGCGCAAGGCGAACGAGTTCGCGGACGTCGTCAAGGCCGGCCGCACCCACCTGATGGACGCGGTCCCGGTGACGCTCGGCCAGGAGCTCGGCGGCTACGCGGCGCAGGTGCGGTCCGGGGTCGCGCGGCTGCACTCGACGCTGCCGCGGGTGGCCGAGGTGCCGCTGGGTGGCACAGCCGTGGGGACCGGCATCAACACCCCGCCCGGGTTCGCCGCGGCGGTGGTCGAGGAGCTGGCCCGGACGACGGGGCTGCCGCTGGCCGAGGCCGACGACCACTTCGAGGCGCAGGGGGCCCGCGACGGCCTGGTGGAGCTGTCCGGTCAGCTGCGCACCGTCGCCGTCAGCCTGGTGAAGATCTGCAACGACCTGCGGTGGATGGGCAGCGGTCCCCGGGCCGGGCTCGGCGAGCTTCGGCTGCCGGATCTGCAGCCCGGGTCGAGCATCATGCCCGGCAAGGTCAACCCGGTGCTCCCGGAGGCCACGCTGCAGGTGTGCGCGCAGGTGATCGGCCACGACGCCACCGTCACGTTCGCGGGCGCCTCGGGAAGCTTCGAGCTCAACGTGATGATGCCCGTGATGGGGCGAGCGGTGCTGGAGTCGACGAGGCTGCTCGCGGCGTCCACCCGGCTGCTCGCCGACCGGTGCATCGACGGGCTGGAGGCGGACGTCGAGCGGTGCCGCGAGCTCGCGGAGTCCTCGCCGTCGGTGGTCACGCCGTTGAACCGGGTGATCGGCTACGAGGCGGCCGCCAAGGTGGCGAAGAAGGCGGTCGCTGACCGCACGACCATCCGGCAGGCGGTGCTGGACCTCGGCCACGTCGAGCGCGGCGACCTCACGGTCGAGCAGCTGGACGAGGCGCTGGACGTGCTGGGCATGACGCGGCCGGCCCCCTGA
- a CDS encoding carbonic anhydrase — translation MDDTAETDGRRTPPQAWRELQDGNERFASGRSANADKDVARRAELADSQHPFALVFGCGDSRVSAEIVFDQGLGRLFVVRTAGHVVDSGVLGSVEFGVGHLSIPLVVVLGHDSCGAVQATLDSVRTGVLPPGFVRDIVERVTPSVLAAQRAGLTSTEEVEAEHVRQTVRLLVDRSALLSGAVARGELAVVGLVYALDDGRVSVVEVLGDVDGASDIED, via the coding sequence ATCGATGACACCGCCGAGACCGACGGACGGCGTACGCCGCCGCAGGCGTGGCGCGAGCTGCAGGACGGCAACGAGCGGTTCGCCTCGGGCCGATCCGCCAACGCGGACAAGGACGTCGCCCGGCGGGCCGAGCTCGCCGACAGCCAGCACCCGTTCGCGCTGGTGTTCGGCTGCGGGGACTCCCGGGTGTCCGCGGAGATCGTGTTCGACCAGGGGCTCGGCCGCCTGTTCGTGGTGCGCACCGCCGGGCACGTGGTCGACAGCGGGGTCCTCGGCTCCGTCGAGTTCGGCGTCGGACACCTGTCCATCCCGCTGGTCGTCGTGCTGGGCCACGACTCGTGCGGCGCCGTGCAGGCGACGCTGGACTCCGTGCGCACCGGCGTCCTGCCCCCGGGCTTCGTCCGGGACATCGTCGAGCGAGTGACCCCCAGCGTGCTGGCCGCCCAACGGGCCGGGCTCACCTCGACCGAGGAGGTCGAGGCGGAGCACGTCCGGCAGACCGTCCGGCTGCTCGTCGACCGCTCCGCCCTGCTCTCGGGCGCGGTGGCCCGCGGCGAGCTCGCCGTCGTCGGGCTCGTCTACGCGCTGGACGACGGCCGGGTCAGCGTCGTCGAGGTGCTCGGCGACGTCGACGGGGCCAGCGACATCGAGGACTGA
- a CDS encoding isoprenyl transferase, producing MGLRDLAYGVYERRLAASLTADSIPRHVGVIVDGNRRWARAAGAGTAAGHAAGADNMERLLEWCDEVGVEVVTLWLLSTDNFNRPPEELAALMPIIEDLTSRIAATGRWRVHPVGALDLLPDDTQRRLKELDESTRHVQGRTVNAAIGYGGRREIADAVRSLMKEHAAKGTSIEELAEILDVEHISEHLYTRGQPDPDLVIRTSGEQRLGGFLLWQSAHSEFYFCEAYWPDFRKVDFLRALRAYGQRERRFGT from the coding sequence GTGGGGCTGCGGGATCTGGCCTACGGCGTCTACGAACGCCGGCTGGCGGCCTCCCTGACGGCCGACTCGATCCCCCGGCACGTCGGCGTCATCGTCGACGGCAACCGACGTTGGGCGCGGGCGGCCGGCGCCGGCACGGCGGCCGGCCACGCGGCGGGCGCGGACAACATGGAGCGGCTGCTCGAGTGGTGCGACGAGGTCGGGGTCGAGGTCGTCACCCTGTGGCTGCTGTCCACCGACAACTTCAACCGCCCCCCCGAGGAGCTCGCGGCGCTGATGCCGATCATCGAGGACCTCACCTCGCGGATCGCAGCCACCGGGCGCTGGCGGGTGCACCCGGTGGGTGCGCTCGACCTGCTGCCTGACGACACCCAGCGCCGGCTCAAGGAGCTCGACGAGAGCACCCGGCACGTCCAGGGCCGCACGGTGAACGCCGCCATCGGGTACGGCGGACGACGCGAGATCGCGGACGCCGTCCGGTCCCTGATGAAGGAGCACGCCGCGAAGGGGACGTCGATCGAGGAGCTGGCCGAGATCCTCGACGTCGAGCACATCAGCGAGCACCTCTACACCCGCGGCCAGCCCGACCCCGACCTGGTGATCCGTACCTCCGGCGAGCAGCGGCTCGGCGGCTTCCTGCTCTGGCAGAGCGCGCACAGCGAGTTCTACTTCTGCGAGGCGTACTGGCCCGACTTCCGCAAGGTCGACTTCCTGCGCGCCCTGCGGGCCTACGGCCAGCGCGAGCGCCGCTTCGGCACCTGA
- a CDS encoding nucleoside/nucleotide kinase family protein, whose product MDVDVLVERVRGLAADPARAGQRTLVGITGPPGAGKSTFAELLIEALRRNGIVAVLVPMDGYHLAQRVLDERGLADVKGAPQTFDGAGYRALLDRLRQNGSDVVFAPEFRREIEEPVAGAIAVGPAVEVVLTEGNYLLLDDEPWAGARGLLDEVWYLDLDPQVRQGRLAERHRRFGRSDEDAWGRTTGSDEANAALVEAGRARADLVVPLG is encoded by the coding sequence GTGGACGTCGACGTGCTGGTTGAACGGGTGAGGGGTCTGGCTGCGGACCCGGCCAGGGCGGGGCAGCGGACGCTGGTCGGGATCACCGGCCCGCCCGGCGCGGGCAAGTCGACGTTCGCCGAGCTGCTGATCGAGGCGTTGCGGCGCAACGGGATCGTGGCCGTGCTGGTGCCGATGGACGGCTACCACCTGGCTCAGCGAGTGCTGGACGAGCGCGGCCTGGCCGACGTCAAGGGTGCGCCGCAGACCTTCGACGGCGCGGGCTACCGGGCCCTGCTGGACCGCCTGCGGCAGAACGGGTCCGACGTCGTCTTCGCGCCGGAGTTCCGCCGCGAGATCGAGGAGCCGGTCGCCGGTGCCATCGCCGTCGGGCCGGCGGTCGAGGTCGTCCTCACCGAGGGCAACTACCTGCTGCTGGACGACGAGCCCTGGGCGGGCGCCCGCGGGCTGCTCGACGAGGTCTGGTACCTGGATCTGGACCCCCAGGTGCGCCAGGGTCGACTCGCTGAGCGCCACCGCCGGTTCGGGCGTTCCGACGAGGACGCCTGGGGGCGCACGACGGGCAGTGACGAGGCCAACGCCGCGCTGGTCGAGGCCGGACGGGCCCGAGCGGACCTCGTCGTCCCCCTCGGTTAG
- a CDS encoding putative bifunctional diguanylate cyclase/phosphodiesterase, translating to MPKHLEGARPITTARSQLTMQAAPKVKSSASWAFDLMVMSVGAALAAGAAVGFAFSGSVDGVWFAACALSVPLIVLLSLFPLRLSRHGVGIEVGFESAVLVALVVLLGHPLGALTIWALGQTVAQLSKRKRLDVRLFNVAITVICGTAAVLVMRLGDGLGRTSPAELLAVGAGCVVFFVLDLIISAFSVAVEEGTSLWEQVRHSGGLLAGLVFVGIDSLGYLAALVGRALPPWASLLLAVPLATILIASQALSRAAEQRRRLNSLFDASGAIFGASSGEEVLSLLAEHAEAVLDRPQTGLRDEPPGDREIGAPVTGLETPYWLVTPSATLRRTDGELDRQALESLAGVGAQTFARLDLVAELGRQARTDLLTGLPNRLMFTDRLDSALLGASARRQVAVLYLDLDGFKSVNDRFGHAAGDELLRTVAERLTQVVGPRDCVARLGGDEFAVLLSDVGHVSVVKQLCTDVLAAVRREAVVAGHGVMVGTSVGVVLSSGGDYAAEVMRNADMAMYSAKSRGKSQYQLYEESLGADRILRLELIEALRTGIRDDLVVHYQPVVNLDTGRIGGVEALVRWRRDGALVPPDLFIPAAEDSGLIVPLGQRVLQQVVADSPQLVRAAGGPIDLAVNMSAHQLHDPTFVPAVRAAVEAFGDSRLVLEMTETVLVQDDPHTATTLERLTGAGARLSIDDFGVGFSSIGYLQHLPVDVVKIDRSFVRDIDHLPRSRALVDAILVMASALDLDVVAEGIERESQADVLRMAGCSDGQGYLYARPQPLAEVLATLRDQSSLSRLSS from the coding sequence GTGCCGAAGCATCTCGAGGGGGCCCGCCCGATCACGACTGCCAGGAGTCAACTCACCATGCAGGCCGCGCCCAAGGTGAAGTCCAGCGCGAGCTGGGCCTTCGACCTGATGGTCATGAGCGTCGGCGCCGCACTCGCGGCCGGCGCTGCGGTGGGTTTTGCCTTCTCCGGGAGCGTCGACGGGGTCTGGTTCGCCGCGTGCGCACTGTCCGTCCCGCTGATCGTGCTGCTCTCGCTGTTCCCGTTGCGCCTGTCCCGGCACGGCGTGGGCATCGAGGTCGGGTTCGAGTCCGCCGTCCTGGTCGCCCTCGTGGTGCTGCTCGGCCACCCGCTGGGCGCGCTGACCATCTGGGCCCTCGGTCAGACCGTGGCCCAGCTGTCCAAGCGCAAGCGGCTCGACGTGCGGCTGTTCAACGTCGCCATCACGGTGATCTGCGGAACCGCGGCCGTGCTGGTGATGCGGCTCGGTGACGGCCTCGGTCGGACGTCGCCCGCCGAGCTGCTCGCGGTGGGCGCCGGCTGCGTCGTGTTCTTCGTACTCGACCTGATCATCTCGGCCTTCTCCGTCGCGGTGGAGGAGGGTACGTCGCTGTGGGAGCAGGTGCGGCACAGCGGCGGCCTGCTGGCCGGCCTGGTGTTCGTCGGCATCGACAGCCTCGGCTACCTCGCCGCGCTGGTGGGCCGGGCGCTGCCCCCGTGGGCGAGCCTGCTGCTGGCCGTGCCGCTGGCGACCATCCTGATCGCGAGCCAGGCGCTGAGCCGGGCCGCCGAGCAGCGACGCCGGCTCAACAGCCTCTTCGACGCGTCCGGCGCGATCTTCGGGGCGTCGTCCGGCGAGGAGGTCCTGAGCCTGCTCGCCGAGCACGCCGAGGCCGTGCTGGACCGTCCGCAGACCGGCCTGCGGGACGAACCGCCGGGTGACCGCGAGATCGGCGCCCCGGTGACCGGTCTGGAAACGCCGTACTGGCTGGTCACGCCCAGCGCGACCCTGCGCCGCACCGACGGCGAGCTGGACCGGCAGGCCCTGGAGTCGCTGGCCGGGGTCGGCGCGCAGACCTTCGCCCGGCTGGACCTGGTGGCCGAGCTCGGACGCCAGGCCCGCACCGACCTCCTCACCGGGCTGCCGAACCGGCTGATGTTCACCGACCGGCTGGACTCGGCCCTGCTCGGCGCGAGCGCTCGCCGGCAGGTCGCCGTCCTGTACCTGGACCTGGACGGCTTCAAGTCGGTCAACGACCGGTTCGGCCACGCCGCGGGCGACGAGCTGCTGCGCACCGTGGCCGAGCGGCTGACCCAGGTGGTCGGGCCGCGGGACTGCGTGGCGCGGCTCGGCGGCGACGAGTTCGCGGTGCTGCTCAGCGACGTCGGGCACGTCAGCGTGGTCAAGCAGCTGTGCACGGACGTGCTGGCCGCGGTCCGCCGCGAGGCCGTCGTCGCCGGGCACGGCGTCATGGTGGGCACCAGCGTGGGCGTCGTGCTGTCCAGCGGCGGGGACTACGCCGCCGAGGTCATGCGCAACGCCGACATGGCCATGTACAGCGCCAAGAGCCGGGGCAAGAGCCAGTACCAGCTGTACGAGGAGTCGCTGGGCGCCGACCGCATCCTGCGCCTGGAGCTGATCGAGGCGCTCCGCACGGGCATCCGCGACGACCTCGTCGTGCACTACCAGCCCGTGGTGAACCTGGACACCGGTCGGATCGGCGGCGTCGAGGCGCTCGTCCGCTGGCGTCGCGACGGCGCCCTGGTGCCGCCGGACCTGTTCATCCCCGCCGCGGAGGACAGCGGCCTGATCGTGCCGCTCGGCCAGCGGGTGCTGCAGCAGGTGGTCGCGGACTCACCGCAGCTCGTCCGGGCCGCGGGTGGCCCCATCGACCTGGCGGTCAACATGTCCGCGCACCAGCTGCACGACCCGACGTTCGTGCCGGCGGTGCGGGCGGCGGTGGAGGCGTTCGGGGACTCCCGGCTCGTGCTGGAGATGACCGAGACCGTGCTCGTCCAGGACGACCCGCACACGGCCACGACGCTCGAGCGGCTGACCGGCGCGGGGGCCCGGCTGTCCATCGACGACTTCGGGGTGGGGTTCTCCTCGATCGGCTACCTGCAGCACCTGCCGGTGGACGTGGTGAAGATCGACCGCTCCTTCGTGCGGGACATCGACCACCTGCCGCGTTCGCGCGCGCTCGTCGACGCGATCCTGGTGATGGCGTCAGCGCTGGACCTGGACGTCGTCGCCGAGGGCATCGAGCGCGAGTCGCAGGCCGACGTCCTGCGGATGGCCGGCTGCAGCGACGGCCAGGGCTACCTGTACGCGCGGCCGCAGCCGCTCGCCGAGGTGCTGGCCACCCTGCGGGACCAGAGCTCGCTGTCCCGCCTGTCGTCCTGA
- a CDS encoding thioredoxin domain-containing protein: MNRLSSASSPYLLQHKDNPVDWQEWGPEAFDEARRRDVPILLSIGYASCHWCHVMAHESFEDVATAADLNAGFVAVKVDREERPDVDAVYMEATVAMTGHGGWPMTVFLTPDGTVFHAGTYYPPTPRQGMPSFRQLLAAVSEAWRERREEVESASERITRALADQRATTGGVAGELPTAHDLEQAVHRVATDHDQRNGGFGGAPKFPPSMVLEWLLRHAARVGTEPGTSGAIAAAMATNTLQHMASSGTYDQLEGGFARYSVDAAWVVPHFEKMLYDNALLARVYLHWWRLTGDPLGRRIALETCDFMLQRLGTGEGGLASALDADTPTGEDGHGVEGLTYVWTPAQLVEVLGPDDGAWAAQAFGVTDAGTFEHGSSTLRLLVDVDDVDAPSEDVDRWQAARDALRQSRSTRPQPFRDDKVVAAWNGLAVAALAETGALLERPDLVEAAARAAGLLLDVHVVDGGLRRVSLGGRAGAPAGTLEDHGDVVEGLLALYAATGEPRWAQAASELVDQVRQRFWDGATGFSDTAYDAPDPLLAAAGGRRPADPADNAYPSGVAAAAGALLSWSALSGDAASRDAAERALALIARVAASSPRFAGWGLAVAEAALDGPREVAVVGPLDDPATRELWDAALHGTAPGLVVAAGEPGTRPAVPLLEQRDLVDGRPAAYACRAMVCDLPTSDPARLRAFVGPGAEGLD, from the coding sequence GTGAACCGGCTCAGCAGCGCGTCCTCGCCGTACCTGTTGCAGCACAAGGACAACCCGGTGGACTGGCAGGAGTGGGGACCGGAGGCGTTCGACGAGGCCCGACGGCGCGACGTGCCGATCCTGCTCAGCATCGGCTACGCGTCCTGCCACTGGTGCCACGTGATGGCTCACGAGTCCTTCGAGGACGTCGCCACCGCGGCCGACCTGAACGCCGGCTTCGTCGCGGTCAAGGTCGACCGCGAGGAGCGGCCGGACGTGGACGCCGTCTACATGGAGGCCACCGTCGCGATGACCGGCCACGGCGGCTGGCCGATGACCGTCTTCCTCACCCCGGACGGCACGGTCTTTCACGCCGGCACCTACTACCCACCGACCCCCCGACAGGGCATGCCGTCGTTCCGCCAGCTGCTCGCGGCCGTCAGCGAGGCGTGGCGGGAGCGGCGCGAGGAGGTCGAGTCGGCCAGCGAGCGGATCACCCGCGCTCTCGCCGACCAGCGGGCGACGACCGGGGGAGTGGCCGGCGAACTGCCGACCGCCCATGACCTCGAGCAGGCCGTGCACCGGGTCGCCACCGACCACGACCAGCGCAACGGTGGGTTCGGCGGCGCGCCGAAGTTCCCGCCGTCCATGGTGCTCGAGTGGTTGCTGCGGCACGCCGCCCGCGTCGGCACGGAGCCCGGCACCAGTGGCGCCATCGCCGCCGCCATGGCCACGAACACGTTGCAGCACATGGCGTCCAGCGGCACCTACGACCAGCTCGAGGGCGGCTTCGCGAGGTACAGCGTGGACGCCGCGTGGGTCGTGCCGCACTTCGAGAAGATGCTCTACGACAACGCGTTGCTGGCGCGCGTCTACCTGCACTGGTGGCGGCTGACGGGTGACCCGCTGGGACGACGGATCGCCCTCGAGACGTGCGACTTCATGCTGCAGCGACTGGGCACGGGCGAGGGCGGACTGGCCAGCGCGCTCGACGCCGACACCCCCACCGGCGAGGACGGCCACGGTGTCGAAGGGCTCACCTACGTGTGGACCCCGGCCCAGCTCGTCGAGGTGCTCGGCCCGGACGACGGGGCCTGGGCCGCGCAAGCGTTCGGGGTGACCGACGCGGGCACGTTCGAGCACGGATCGTCGACGCTGCGGCTGCTGGTCGACGTGGACGACGTCGACGCCCCGTCGGAAGACGTCGACCGCTGGCAGGCGGCGCGCGACGCGTTGCGGCAGAGCCGGTCCACCCGCCCGCAGCCGTTCCGCGACGACAAGGTCGTGGCGGCCTGGAACGGCCTGGCGGTCGCCGCGCTGGCCGAGACGGGCGCGCTGCTGGAGCGGCCGGACCTGGTGGAGGCGGCCGCTCGTGCGGCCGGCCTGCTGCTCGACGTCCACGTGGTCGACGGCGGGTTGCGCCGGGTGTCGCTGGGTGGCCGGGCCGGCGCACCGGCCGGCACGTTGGAGGACCACGGGGACGTGGTCGAGGGCCTGCTGGCGCTCTACGCGGCGACCGGCGAGCCGCGGTGGGCGCAGGCGGCGTCCGAGCTGGTGGACCAGGTGCGCCAACGGTTCTGGGACGGCGCGACCGGCTTCAGCGACACCGCGTACGACGCTCCGGACCCGCTGCTCGCGGCGGCCGGCGGCCGGCGTCCGGCCGATCCGGCGGACAACGCGTACCCCTCCGGCGTCGCGGCGGCCGCGGGGGCGTTGCTGTCGTGGTCCGCGCTCAGCGGCGACGCCGCGAGCCGGGACGCCGCCGAGCGCGCGCTCGCGTTGATCGCCCGCGTCGCGGCCAGCTCGCCGCGGTTCGCCGGGTGGGGTCTAGCGGTCGCCGAGGCGGCTTTGGACGGTCCGCGCGAGGTCGCCGTCGTCGGCCCGTTGGACGACCCGGCGACGCGCGAGCTGTGGGACGCGGCACTGCACGGGACCGCCCCCGGCCTGGTGGTGGCGGCGGGGGAGCCGGGCACCCGCCCCGCGGTCCCGCTGCTGGAGCAGCGTGACCTGGTCGACGGACGCCCGGCGGCCTATGCCTGCCGCGCGATGGTCTGCGACCTCCCGACGTCCGATCCGGCGCGGCTGCGCGCGTTCGTTGGACCGGGAGCGGAAGGCCTGGACTAG
- the trhA gene encoding PAQR family membrane homeostasis protein TrhA has protein sequence MSQQPSATNQNPGDESQRAGMGETVGDAMSDAMTAVSDAVAAVKPKLRGWLHAGTFPLVVAAGIVLIALAPSPAGRITATIFTLSAALLFGTSALYHRGNWSPRTAILLKRMDHSNIFLIIAGSYTPFAALLLPPGKARTLLLVVWIGALLGVLFRVFWVGAPRWLYTPVYIALGWVAVFYLPAFLHTGGVALIVLIIVGGGLYTAGGVIYGIKRPNPSPRWFGFHEIFHACTVAAFVVHYIAVSFAVYSHPS, from the coding sequence ATGAGCCAGCAGCCCAGCGCCACGAACCAGAACCCTGGTGACGAGTCGCAGCGCGCCGGCATGGGCGAGACCGTCGGCGACGCGATGAGCGATGCCATGACGGCCGTCTCGGACGCCGTCGCCGCGGTGAAGCCCAAGCTGCGCGGCTGGTTGCACGCGGGCACGTTCCCGCTGGTCGTCGCAGCCGGGATCGTGCTCATCGCGCTGGCCCCCAGCCCGGCCGGCCGGATCACCGCGACCATCTTCACGTTGAGCGCCGCCCTGCTGTTCGGCACCAGCGCCCTGTACCACCGGGGCAACTGGTCGCCGCGCACCGCGATCCTGCTCAAGCGCATGGACCACTCGAACATCTTCCTGATCATCGCCGGCAGCTACACGCCGTTCGCGGCACTGCTGCTGCCTCCGGGCAAGGCGCGCACGCTGCTGCTCGTGGTCTGGATCGGCGCCCTGCTCGGGGTGCTGTTCCGGGTGTTCTGGGTGGGCGCCCCCCGCTGGCTCTACACCCCGGTCTACATCGCCCTCGGCTGGGTCGCGGTGTTCTACCTGCCGGCGTTCCTGCACACCGGGGGCGTCGCGCTGATCGTGCTGATCATCGTCGGCGGCGGCCTCTACACCGCCGGCGGTGTCATCTACGGCATCAAACGCCCGAACCCGAGCCCGCGCTGGTTCGGCTTCCACGAGATCTTCCACGCCTGCACCGTCGCCGCGTTCGTCGTGCACTACATCGCGGTCTCGTTCGCGGTGTACTCGCACCCGAGCTAG
- a CDS encoding PhoH family protein produces MTTDRRTFVLDTSVLLSDPRAMLRFAEHEVVLPVVVVIELEGKRHHPELGYFARTALRLLDELRVQHGRLDAPLELSGGGTLRVELNHTDPACLPAGFRLADNDTRILAVAKNLADEGAAVTLVSKDLPLRVKASAVGLTAEEYRAELAVDSGWTGMAEIDVTADDVATLYDQGTLDLAAAAELPCHTGVVLVSERGSGLGRTTPDKQVRLVRGDRDAFGLHGRSAEQRIALDMLLDPDIGIMSLGGRAGTGKSALALCAGLEAVMERRQHRKVIVFRPLYAVGGQDLGYLPGTEAEKMGPWGQAVFDTLGALVSSEVVEEIMDRGMLEVLPLTHIRGRSLHDAFVVVDEAQSLERNVLLTVLSRVGQNSKVVLTHDVAQRDNLRVGRHDGVAAVIEALKGHPLFAHVTLTRSERSPIAALVTDLLEGLEV; encoded by the coding sequence GTGACCACTGATCGACGGACGTTCGTGCTCGACACCTCGGTGCTGCTGTCCGACCCGAGAGCCATGCTGCGCTTCGCCGAGCACGAGGTCGTGCTCCCCGTGGTGGTCGTGATCGAACTGGAGGGCAAGCGGCACCACCCCGAGCTGGGGTACTTCGCCCGCACGGCGCTGCGGCTGCTGGACGAGCTGCGGGTGCAGCACGGTCGGCTCGACGCGCCCCTCGAGCTCAGCGGGGGAGGCACCCTGCGGGTCGAGCTGAACCACACCGACCCCGCCTGCCTGCCGGCCGGCTTCCGCCTCGCCGACAACGACACCCGGATCCTCGCGGTGGCCAAGAACCTGGCCGACGAGGGCGCCGCGGTCACGCTGGTCAGCAAGGACCTCCCGCTGCGGGTCAAGGCCTCGGCCGTCGGCCTGACCGCCGAGGAGTACCGGGCCGAGCTCGCGGTGGACTCCGGCTGGACCGGCATGGCCGAGATCGACGTCACCGCGGACGACGTGGCCACCCTCTACGACCAGGGCACCCTCGACCTGGCTGCCGCCGCCGAGCTGCCGTGCCACACCGGTGTCGTGCTGGTCTCCGAGCGGGGCAGCGGGCTGGGCCGGACGACGCCGGACAAGCAGGTGCGGCTGGTCCGCGGCGACCGGGACGCGTTCGGCCTGCACGGGCGCAGCGCCGAGCAGCGGATCGCCCTGGACATGCTGCTCGACCCCGACATCGGCATCATGAGCCTCGGTGGTCGGGCGGGTACCGGCAAGAGCGCCCTGGCCCTGTGCGCGGGGCTGGAGGCCGTGATGGAGCGGCGCCAGCACCGCAAGGTCATCGTGTTCCGCCCGCTCTACGCGGTCGGCGGCCAGGACCTCGGCTACCTGCCGGGCACCGAGGCCGAGAAGATGGGCCCCTGGGGTCAGGCGGTGTTCGACACGCTCGGCGCGCTGGTCAGCAGCGAGGTCGTCGAGGAGATCATGGACCGCGGCATGCTCGAGGTGCTGCCCCTCACGCACATCCGCGGGCGCTCGCTGCACGACGCGTTCGTGGTGGTCGACGAGGCGCAGTCTCTCGAGCGCAACGTGCTGCTCACGGTGCTCAGCCGGGTGGGCCAGAACTCCAAGGTCGTGCTCACCCACGACGTCGCCCAGCGGGACAACCTGCGGGTCGGTCGGCACGACGGAGTCGCTGCAGTCATCGAGGCGCTCAAGGGCCACCCGCTGTTCGCGCACGTCACGCTGACCCGCTCGGAGCGCTCGCCGATCGCCGCGCTGGTGACGGACCTGCTGGAGGGCCTCGAGGTCTGA